From Dehalobacter sp. 12DCB1:
TGATCGTGAGGCTGGTGCAGACCGGAGAGATCAAAGCGATCATCTCGGGAGAAATTACTGTGGCCCTACACGATTAAACGAGAAGTACGTTCGCGTTTCCCGAAATGAATACAGTATTTACATAGAAAATGGCATTGAAAACGAAGCGTCCTAATGATATAGTACTGAGAATATAGTTTATTACATGAGAGAACAGAACGGAGGAATGATGATGATTCAAAATTTGCATACGCTCGAAGTTTACCGTCAAAAACGTTTGTCCTATTTCCAATGGCGCACGCAGTCAACGACGTTTGCCAAAATTGCTCTGGCAGTAAGTCTTGCCTGCCTGACCGGCCTGCTTGCGCAGGTAAAAATCTACCTGCCATTTACCCCTGTACCGTTGGTAGCTTCCCAGCTCGGAGTGATCCTGGCCGCCGTGCTATTGGGCAGAAAATGGGGCGGTATCAGTATGGCAATCTATGCTGTCGGCGGTTTGGCAGGAATTCCGTGGTTTGCGGGTTTCAAAGGCGGCGCGGCGGCGCTTGCCGGGCCGACAGTTGGTTATGTGTTCGGTTTTATCCTTGCAGCCCTGTTTATCGGCGGTATGATTGATTCCAGAACCCAAAACCGTAAAGCTTTGCCTCTGACCGGCATTATCCTTTTTGCCCAGCTTGTCCTCGTCTATGTTCCGGGGTTAATATCCCTGACCTTATGGCTCTGGTCGACCGGACAGACAGTTACCCTGGCCGGAGTCCTCTTGATGGGCTATATACCCTTTATTGTCGGAGATATTCTGAAGTCACTCGTCGGAGCAGCGGCTGCTAAGGCCATTGTCCCGATGGAAAAATACTAGCACAGCGTCCATTTGGGTTAACATTTGATTAAAGCAGCACTTCAATAATAATAAGTACAAGAATAATGACAACCAAGAACGCTGCACGCTGACCATATTTAAATGTATAGGCGTACATGCCGGATCCCTCCTGCGATTTGTAAGATATTTGATTTATTTTATTCTATGAAGGCAGGGAGATCAAGGTGATAAAGATAAACCTATGGACATATGAACATATGCACATAGGTTTATCTTTTGTGGTTTTTAATTCTTTCATTAGTCGGATTGGGATTCGAATTCTTTTCCTGCTTCTGGCATTAGTTTCTGCACAGTATCCCTGCAGAACCGGATCCGTTCCAGATCTGCATCCTTCAGAAGGGGATACAGTCCCGGATTATCCAGCGCAGCTTTGGCTGGTATAACCTCATAAATCAATTGATTATTCAGGCGTTTTTTATTCACCCAAGTAGGAACGGCATCCGCCTGGAGAACCTGATGGGTGTGATCTGGATATACCCTGATTGTCACATTGGCGATAATCCCCTGTTCAGTATAAATGTTATCGACGGTTTCCTGACGCTGATCGGAGATGAAATTTCCCTGAGAATAAAAAACCGGAACAGTTCCATTGTTGTCTGTGGCCAAAAATACCAAGGGCTGGAGCACATGCGGATGACCCCCAAAAATCACATCTGCGCCGCAGTCAGCCAGTACGGAGGCCAAGTCCTGCTGAAAAGTACTAGGCAGTCGCTGATATTCATCTCCCCAGTGCATACACAAAATGACAATCTCTGCTCCGGCCTGTCTTGCTTCAGCAATTCTTGCCTTAATGACTTCCACTGAACTGTCAAAATCCTGCGGGTCAAAGGTATCCAACAGTCCGGTCATGTTGACAGGAAGGATTAGACCATTGATGCTCAGGCTGCCATCGTTTTGCGGATAGCCGTAGCCAAAATTGACAAACGCCACTTTGACACCTTTGATGTGTTTGATGACATAGGTGGTTTCCTTCTCGGTAGCCTTGACACCGATAATATCCAGTCCCTTGTTTCTGACAACATCGATCGTCCGGTAGAATCCGGTGATATCCTGATCTAAACGGTGGTTGTTAGCCGCGGTTACAATGTCGACGCCTGATGTTTTGAGCGCGTCAATGATCGAATCGGGGGTATTGAATTTAGGATATCCTGAATAGCCCTGTTCAGGCCCAGCCAGCGAGGTTTCCAGGTTGGCCACGGCCATATCGGCTTTTTCAAGATACCGTTTAACATACTGAAACTGGCTGCTGAAATCATACAAACCTGTTGAAGAATCGTAAGCGGCCATATAGACCGTGTTATGAATCAGGATGTCGCCGACGGAAGCGATAGAGATATCCACATAGGAAGGCTCCGGCTCCGATTCCGGAAGCGGCGAAGGATTCGGAGGCTTTTGAAACGAGATCTGGTTGGCATATTGGTAGGCGATCATACCGCCAGCAATGAATACGGCAGCGACTGTGCAGAGGAGGATAATCAGGAGTCTTCTTTTCATAAGCATGACCTCAAAGGGTATTTTTATCAATTTTTGATCATAGATTTTTGAGTCATAGTCTGGCCTTGTTAGACTTGTCTGCGAATAGGATGGTTGCTTTTAGTCATTATAATACATTTACTTCAAAGCGAAAACCAATTATAATGACAGGAAGAATAAATGATGAATGTTGCCGCTAAAAGGCTTGGTGCCAGCCGAGCTTTCTTTATGGTCCAGAGGAGGTAGGGGAATGGAACAAACAGAGTTCATACAGTTCGAACAATTTGAAACAAAAATGTTTAAAGAACTGACGCAGAAAGCGATAGACAGCAGTAAAATTAATCCTGAACTATATAGTAAATATCAAGTAATGAGGGGTTTGCGTGATCTCGAAGGCAAGGGCGTACTCGTCGGTCTGACCGAGATTGGTGAAGTGCACTCTTATATCATAGACGAAGGAGAAAAGATCCCTGTTCCGGGAAGATTAACCTATAGAGGTATCGATATTAATGACATCGTCGACGGCTTTATCAAAGATGAAAGATACGGTTTTGAAGAAGCGACCTATTTGCTTCTTTTCGGGCATCTTCCGAATGCCGAGGAGCTGAAGGACTTTGAACAGATGCTGTCGGCATATCAAAAGCTGCCCGAGGACTTTGTTCGGGGCACTATCCTTAAAAGCCCAGGCAAGGATATTATGAATATGTTGGCCAGGAGCATCCTGAGCCTGTATTCCTATGATGACAACCCCGATGACAATTCCATCGAAAATGTCCTGAGACAATGCATGAAGCTGATTGCCTGGATGCCTTTGCTGGCCGTGTATAGCTATCACTCCTGTGCGCACTATCATGGAAACAAGAGCCTGTTCCTGCACAGTCCGCTGCCCCATCTCAGCACAGCAGAAAATATTCTTCATATGCTCCGTCCAGACAGCAAATATACGAAGCTTGAGGCGGCTCTGCTGGATATTTCCCTGGTCCTGCATGCCGAGCACGGCGGCGGGAATAATTCAACCTTTGTTACGCATGTCATTACCTCGACCGGTTCGGACACTTATTCGGTAATGGCTGCCGCTATCGGCGCTTTAAAAGGGCCCAAGCACGGAGGAGCAAATATTAAAACTTATGATATGCTCGAAGATATCAAACGGAATGTCTCAGACTGGCAGGATGAGGATGAAATTAAAACTTATCTGACTAAAATCATCAATAAACAAGCCTTTGACCGGTCTGGCCTTATTTACGGAATAGGCCATGCCGTCTACTCAATTTCCGATCCGAGGGAAGTCCTGCTTAAAGAATACGCCGGGAAGCTCGCTCAAGAGAAAGGTCTAGCTGAAGAGTATGATTTATTCTGCAGAGTGGAGAAACTTGCTCCCGATATTGTTCTGGGCCATAACAAGTCAGGCAAGGTCATCAGTGCTAATGTGGACTTTTATTCCGGCTTTGTCTATAAAATGCTGGGGCTTCCACTGGAACTGTTTACCCCGATCTTTGCGATCTCCAGAATGTCAGGATGGAGCGCCCACCGGATCGAAGAGATTGTGAATAATGGGAAAATCGTTAGACCGGCCTATAAAAGCGTTACTCCAAGGCGAGAATATATTCCGCTTTCCGGCAGGAATCTTCAAAAATAAACGGCTACATAAAACCAGAGACTAGGCTATGCAATGTACATCCAGCGACAAGCGGAGCACGGATTGCGCAGCCCTACCTTCTTTGGTTTCTTTGTCTTTTAATATTAAAGAAGGCGGTGTCGCCAACTACTTTAGTAGTTTTGCAGCACCGCCTTGCTTTTTGCGTAGAAATATTAACTTTGATGCGCTCTCTGATATTCTTTGACTTGAGGGCTTTCATACAGCAGCTGATCAGCCAACCCTACGATACTGCCCGGAGAAAGCTGTCGGGCTAAGTCCGAAGCATTCTTACGCATTTCTTCAAGTAAACCGGGATTTAGACAGAAACTGTCGATCAGGGGATTAAGTTCGGAGATCTTTGATGTTCTGACAGCAACACCTGATTTAACTAGAATCTCAGTATTTTCTTCTTCCTGTCCCGGAATAAAAAATGGAATAATGATGGGAATATTTTTATTGATTGCTTCTGAAACAGTCAGACCGCCGGGTTTTGTAATAATCACATCGGACTGGTCCATTAGATCATGAATGTTTGATGTAAAACCGTAAATGACGACATCTTTGCCGTTAAAAGTACCTGCGTACTTTTTCGCAAGATCAGTCCACAGCTTACGGTTGCTTCCGCATACAACCAGGACACGAAGATGATGCCGGTTCTCCATAAGCGTTTTCAGGCATTTTCTGATATAGGGGATGCCCATGCTCCCACCCATGATCAGCAGTGTAAATACGTCATTATTTCTGATAAGGCGGGGCTGGCGAAATTCTTCCCGTACCGGAATACCGAAAATGTGTATTTTGTTTTCAGGAACACCTTTTTCCGTAAGCGTATCTTTGGTGTAAGGTGAACCAACAATGTAGGCATCAACAAAACTATTCACATAAAACTGATGGGCCATATAATCTGTAACCAGCGAAATAAAAGGCAGATTTAAGCGTCCGGAAGCCTTCAAATAAGAAACAACACTGACATGAAGAGGATGGGTAGTAATAAGCAGGTCGGGCTTGTACTCCTGAATCAGCTGTTCGATGACATTATCCATGGTCCTGTTTAAAATTCTTTTGACATTTTTATTTAAAAACTCGTTATAGGTAATCTTATATAGTTTCCCGTACATTTTCGGTAATCTTGTTGCGAGTATATGATAACCGTCATCGATAAGGGCTTCCATGATCCAGCTTTCTTCTTTTTTTAAGGGTTCTACAATCCGGACGGAATAGCCTGAAGCTTCAAGCTCCTTTTTCAGACAGTCTGCAGCCTGATTATGTCCGTGACCTGTAGATGCAGAGAAAATCATTACTTTAGGCACGAATTAATTATTCTCCCTTCGAAAGCATAAGATGCTGAAAGTTGTCCTTTTATATTATAACAGCTTATGGTCGATAACCAACAAAAATTTATTTATTATTTTTTGGTAGAAAAAAAGCAGTACACTCTTTTTTTCATTGTGTCCTGCTTTAGAGACCGTCTGTGGGCGCAGTCTTGCGATCTAATGCTGAAACTCAATCTGAACAGACTTTTTCTCCCTGTTCTCTGTCTTGGGCAGAAATACATTCAGAACGCCGTTTTTATAAATTGCCCTGACATTATCACTGGAAACGGCCGCCGGAAGAGAGACGGAGCGGCGAAATTGACCGGTATACCTTTCTTTTTTGTGTAGCCGGTCTTCCTGGATCACGTGCTGTTCGCGGTTTAAAGTGCCGCTGATGGTTATCATGTTGTTTTCAATCTGAATGCTTACATCTTCTCTTCTCTGCAGTCCTGGCAGATCGCAGGAAACAATGATTTCTTCGTCGGTTTCATAGACGTCGGTAAATGGAACAGCTAAGCGCGGAGTAAACTCGTCTTCGAAAAGATTAAATGGGAAGCTATAAAGCCTATTGATTTCACGGCGCAATTGATCTGCATTCCGCATTGGATGGAACGGTATAAGATTCATACTTTCAAGCCTCCAGTACATTTATGGGATTGATAACAAGTACTTTTTTTCAAGCATACTAGTAAATACTCAAATATAGGATTGCGTTAAACTCCCGGGTTGGCCTGTGCGCCACAATTCCACTTTCGGCTGTTGTGCCATCCATGGCGCAAACAGCCGCGCTCCGCCTCCATGCTCCGCTTGACGCTGGAATTGTGGCCCCCAGACCTCATTTAGGGTAATCAAGCTTGCATGAATAATTTGAGCAGGGAATTTGAGAACGTCATACTAGGATTATTTTAACCGGAAAGATGATATATATTCTGTTCGGATGTTTAGACAAACGCACGATTGGTAATTAATCAAAATAATATAAAAAAATTATTATATGAAAGAAAGAAATCATTATATGAAAGAAATCAAATGATAGAACATAAACAAAAAAAGACCAAAATTCACCCAAATAATTTGACCTTTATTGACCTTTGTAATAAAATAGAGGCATATCAAAATTAACAATCAATGATGGAGGGAATAAATATG
This genomic window contains:
- a CDS encoding citrate/2-methylcitrate synthase, which gives rise to MEQTEFIQFEQFETKMFKELTQKAIDSSKINPELYSKYQVMRGLRDLEGKGVLVGLTEIGEVHSYIIDEGEKIPVPGRLTYRGIDINDIVDGFIKDERYGFEEATYLLLFGHLPNAEELKDFEQMLSAYQKLPEDFVRGTILKSPGKDIMNMLARSILSLYSYDDNPDDNSIENVLRQCMKLIAWMPLLAVYSYHSCAHYHGNKSLFLHSPLPHLSTAENILHMLRPDSKYTKLEAALLDISLVLHAEHGGGNNSTFVTHVITSTGSDTYSVMAAAIGALKGPKHGGANIKTYDMLEDIKRNVSDWQDEDEIKTYLTKIINKQAFDRSGLIYGIGHAVYSISDPREVLLKEYAGKLAQEKGLAEEYDLFCRVEKLAPDIVLGHNKSGKVISANVDFYSGFVYKMLGLPLELFTPIFAISRMSGWSAHRIEEIVNNGKIVRPAYKSVTPRREYIPLSGRNLQK
- a CDS encoding Hsp20 family protein, whose translation is MNLIPFHPMRNADQLRREINRLYSFPFNLFEDEFTPRLAVPFTDVYETDEEIIVSCDLPGLQRREDVSIQIENNMITISGTLNREQHVIQEDRLHKKERYTGQFRRSVSLPAAVSSDNVRAIYKNGVLNVFLPKTENREKKSVQIEFQH
- a CDS encoding CapA family protein — translated: MKRRLLIILLCTVAAVFIAGGMIAYQYANQISFQKPPNPSPLPESEPEPSYVDISIASVGDILIHNTVYMAAYDSSTGLYDFSSQFQYVKRYLEKADMAVANLETSLAGPEQGYSGYPKFNTPDSIIDALKTSGVDIVTAANNHRLDQDITGFYRTIDVVRNKGLDIIGVKATEKETTYVIKHIKGVKVAFVNFGYGYPQNDGSLSINGLILPVNMTGLLDTFDPQDFDSSVEVIKARIAEARQAGAEIVILCMHWGDEYQRLPSTFQQDLASVLADCGADVIFGGHPHVLQPLVFLATDNNGTVPVFYSQGNFISDQRQETVDNIYTEQGIIANVTIRVYPDHTHQVLQADAVPTWVNKKRLNNQLIYEVIPAKAALDNPGLYPLLKDADLERIRFCRDTVQKLMPEAGKEFESQSD
- a CDS encoding glycosyltransferase — protein: MPKVMIFSASTGHGHNQAADCLKKELEASGYSVRIVEPLKKEESWIMEALIDDGYHILATRLPKMYGKLYKITYNEFLNKNVKRILNRTMDNVIEQLIQEYKPDLLITTHPLHVSVVSYLKASGRLNLPFISLVTDYMAHQFYVNSFVDAYIVGSPYTKDTLTEKGVPENKIHIFGIPVREEFRQPRLIRNNDVFTLLIMGGSMGIPYIRKCLKTLMENRHHLRVLVVCGSNRKLWTDLAKKYAGTFNGKDVVIYGFTSNIHDLMDQSDVIITKPGGLTVSEAINKNIPIIIPFFIPGQEEENTEILVKSGVAVRTSKISELNPLIDSFCLNPGLLEEMRKNASDLARQLSPGSIVGLADQLLYESPQVKEYQRAHQS
- a CDS encoding biotin transporter BioY, which produces MIQNLHTLEVYRQKRLSYFQWRTQSTTFAKIALAVSLACLTGLLAQVKIYLPFTPVPLVASQLGVILAAVLLGRKWGGISMAIYAVGGLAGIPWFAGFKGGAAALAGPTVGYVFGFILAALFIGGMIDSRTQNRKALPLTGIILFAQLVLVYVPGLISLTLWLWSTGQTVTLAGVLLMGYIPFIVGDILKSLVGAAAAKAIVPMEKY